The following coding sequences are from one Dreissena polymorpha isolate Duluth1 chromosome 8, UMN_Dpol_1.0, whole genome shotgun sequence window:
- the LOC127843068 gene encoding protein cereblon-like isoform X1, with the protein MSASVSQNLLSILKFAVFFMIAQFVNNVISNTDHHLHSFFLCRKCGREIVQVSNVINVPSDMAISKRNDSLGPADRVMVQLFKNPQGAMFEVITTKEANVFRASEQVSGDTWWPGYNWIILGCPQCHQHVGWEYIPQNKNSDAKSFFGLVLSNLLYENEADELIVLPKSYQS; encoded by the exons ATGTCAGCCTCCGTGTCACAAAATTTACTGTCGATTTTAAAATTCGCTGTCTTTTTTATGATTGCACAATTTGTTAACAATGTCATCAGCAACACTGATCACCATTTACACA GCTTCTTTTTATGTAGAAAATGTGGCCGCGAGATAGTGCAAGTTTCCAATGTCATCAATGTACCGAGTGATATGGCAATCAGCAAAAGGAATGATTCTTTAGGGCCTGCAGATCGTGTCATGGTACAGCTCTTTAAAAATCCACAAG GTGCAATGTTTGAGGTTATAACTACAAAAGAAGCAAATGTTTTTAGAGCCAGTGAG CAGGTGAGTGGAGACACGTGGTGGCCTGGTTACAATTGGATCATTCTGGGATGTCCTCAGTGTCATCAACATGTTGGATG gGAGTATATTCCACAAAATAAAAACTCAGACGCAAAATCGTTTTTTGGATTGGTGCTTagtaatttattatatgaaaatg AGGCTGACGAACTTATTGTTTTACCGAAATCTTATCAAAGCTGA
- the LOC127843068 gene encoding protein cereblon-like isoform X2: protein MSSATLITIYTVSFFLCRKCGREIVQVSNVINVPSDMAISKRNDSLGPADRVMVQLFKNPQGAMFEVITTKEANVFRASEQVSGDTWWPGYNWIILGCPQCHQHVGWEYIPQNKNSDAKSFFGLVLSNLLYENEADELIVLPKSYQS from the exons ATGTCATCAGCAACACTGATCACCATTTACACAGTTA GCTTCTTTTTATGTAGAAAATGTGGCCGCGAGATAGTGCAAGTTTCCAATGTCATCAATGTACCGAGTGATATGGCAATCAGCAAAAGGAATGATTCTTTAGGGCCTGCAGATCGTGTCATGGTACAGCTCTTTAAAAATCCACAAG GTGCAATGTTTGAGGTTATAACTACAAAAGAAGCAAATGTTTTTAGAGCCAGTGAG CAGGTGAGTGGAGACACGTGGTGGCCTGGTTACAATTGGATCATTCTGGGATGTCCTCAGTGTCATCAACATGTTGGATG gGAGTATATTCCACAAAATAAAAACTCAGACGCAAAATCGTTTTTTGGATTGGTGCTTagtaatttattatatgaaaatg AGGCTGACGAACTTATTGTTTTACCGAAATCTTATCAAAGCTGA